Within bacterium, the genomic segment TATCGGTGACCGAGCGCACACGCGAGATCGGCATCCGCAAATCCGTGGGCGCTAAACGCTCCGATATTCTCTGGCAGTTCCTGATCGAGGCGATCGTCCTCAGCGAGGTCGGCGGCATCATCGGCATTGTTTTCGGACTGGGCATCGGCAAGCTGGTCGACGCCTTCACCCCGGTGCCCGCAGCCGTGCCCATCTGGACTGTCATCCTCGGACTGGTGTTCTGCTCCTTTGTGGGTTTGATTTTTGGGGTCTATCCGGCCATGAAAGCCGCCAAGCTGGATCCCATCGTCGCACTGCGATTCGAGTAGGTAGTTCTTCTTTCGACTGGAGGTCTCATGGAAATCGATATGAAAAATGAAGCGGGCGTCTTGATTTTTACCCTGCGGGGTGATCTGATGGGCGGTCCGGAAGCCGAATCCTTTCACAAAGCGGTCGAGTCGGCCATTGAAAAGGAACAGGTTCAGGCGATCGCCGATCTTAGCCAGGTCCACTGGATGAACAGCTCGGGACTGGGCATGCTGATACGCGGCATGATCAGCCTGCGCAGCAGCGGCGGCGATCTGCGCCTCACCGGCATCTCCGAGCGCGTGCGTCGTACCATGGAGATTGCCCGCCTGGATACAGTTTTTCATCACTTCAATTCAGTCACAGAGGCCATCAATAGCTATAAATAAAGGAGGGGCGTATGATCCAGCTAAGCCGGGAAGAAATCATCGCAAGGCTCCATAGCGGCCAGCCGCTGGCGGATGTCAACATGGTCGGTGTCGATCTCTCCTATGAATCGCTTAAGGGTATCGATCTCTCCGGTCTCGACCTGCATGACGCCCACTTGCAGAACTGCAACCTCGAAGGCGCCAACCTCGCCGGCAGCAACCTGGAGAAGGCCTTTCTCTTTGGGGCCAATTTGCACAAGGCCAACCTGAATGGCGCCATACTGAATGAGGCCAACCTTCAGGATAGCAATCTCGACGAAGCCACTCTGGTCAAGGCCCAGCTCTGTCATGCCTCTCTTTTCGGTTCAAGCCTGGAGAGAGCCGACCTCACCGATGCCGACCTGAGCCGTGCCCGGATGAAACGGGCCAATCTGCGCTATGCCCGTCTGCACCGCGCCAACCTCCAAAGCGTCCACCTCGAGCGCGCTGTTCTGATCGGTGCCACCCTCGAGGGTGCCGATCTCTCCAATGCCAACTTCATCAATGCCGAAATCCAGGAGGCCAACCTGGCCGGGACCCGGCGCGAAGGGGCCATCGGCCTTCCGGCCTGACTGGCCACACCAGCCTGCTCCGTTCTATTACACCAAGCCCCGGATGTATCGGGGCTTTTACTTTTTGCTTGATTCTCATCCCCGCCCGTCGTACCTTTTTAAAAAGAAGCATAGGCTGAACCGTGATCCCGACGCTTGAAGAAAGATTGGCCGCCTGCAGGGCTCTCATCCAGGAGCACTTCCAGCACCTTGTATCGCAGGACGATCCTCCTGAACTTTATGAGCCCATGCGCTACGCCCTGGCCCAGCCAGGCAAACAGTTGCGCCCGACTCTGTTGCTCCTTTGTGCCGAAGCAGCCGGCGGCCGCATGGAACAGGCCCTGGATGCCGCCCTGGCCATCGAGGTGATTCATACCTTTACCCTGGTCCACGACGATATCATGGATCATGACGAACTGCGCCGCGGACGGCCGACCGTGCACCGTCGCTGGGATGAGAATGTCGCACTGCTCGCCGGAGACGGCCTTTTGGTTCTGGGATATGCGCTGCTCGCCCGCCTGGAACCCCGCCGGGTTCCGGAAATTCTGCAACTTTACTCGAGTGCCATTCTCGAAATCTGTGAGGGCCAGGCCCTCGACAAGGCCTTTGAGACACGTTCGGAAATTTCCCTGGAGAGTTATTACCGCATGATCCACAAGAAAACTGGACGGCTCTTTGCGCTCGCCTGCGAGGCGGGCGCCATCCTGGGCGGCGGGGATGCCGGGACGGTCGCCGCACTTGGGACGTATGGCGCCATGGTGGGCCGGGCTTTTCAATTGCAGGACGATTTGCTCGATGTTCTCGGAGATGAAAAAACAATTGGCAAGGATGTCGGCAGTGACCTTGAGGAGAATAAAAAGACCTTTCTCATCACCCACGCCCGGGGTACAGCCAGCCCAGGACAGCGGGAGCGGCTGAATGAGCTGACAGCGGCCAGGCCTCTCACGCGGGAGCGGCTCGCCGAAATCATCGCCCTTTTTAACGAAATCGGCTCCATCTCGGCCGCCCACGCCGAAATCGGCCGCTCCCTCCAGGCTGCGCGAATCGCCCTGAGCCCGCTGCCGCAGAACGCTGCCTCCCGCGATCTTACCAGCTTGCTCGAAACCATAGCCGGGCGGACCTTTTAGCGCGGCCCGTTCCCGGTTATCTAAAAAAAGCCCTGGCATGCCAGGGCTTTTTTTGGGGCTGAACGCGGTCGTACGGCGGCCGGAACAGCTTTCAGGACTCCACAGCGGGTCGCCGCTGCTGTGAGAGCAGCATGCAAATCGGCACGTGCGGCGACCTCTTGCGCGAAAAAGCGGAGGAAGGACGACCGCGCCGCTGGCTGCGCCGCGCCTCTTCGCGCAGAACGATCGCTTTGAACGAGCTCAGCCGCAAGGCCTCTTCGCTCGGGCCGCCGGCGCTGCGCTGCGAGATGCGCAAATAATCTGCGGCTATGCTCTGCACACCGCGGTCAAGATAATAGATAGCCCGCTGGGTCTGGGCCGCCTCAAGACTCATCGCGCAAAGAGCGAAGTAATAGGTCATATGCAGGGTTGGCATCATTTCGAGCGCATTCTCCGCTGCCGTACAGCCTCTGCTGAAGCGATAGGAGAACCGCACCAGTTCCATGCAATGGTGCAGATCCTGCGCGCAGGCCTTGTACTCTCCCAATTTGAGAAATGCCAGCGCACGCGGAAAGTAACTGAGCAATTCCTCCTCAAGATGGCGCTGCTCCTGGGTAGTGAGCGCTTTACTCTCCCCCCGGCGATGCAAGGCCCGAACCTCCTCGCGATAGAGCAGGAGATAGCTGCCGAACCCCCTGGCGGACATGCCATCCGGCCGGCCGCTCCAAAGTAAACGGTAAAAGACCGCATTTTCGAGGTTAATCTGGAGCCGTTGGCGGCCCTCCACCTTGCGGATCCGTCGCACCCGCATGCTGTTGGCACTCTGGAGCCAGTAATACAGGATTGGCTCGGTTTCCTGATTCATTCTCTCATCCCTTCATCCCTCCACCCAACCGCGGCGGGTTGCCCCCCGCCGGTCACCTCAAATGAAACCTATGGTGCCCGAAGAAACCGAATAACAGCCGTCCTTCCCATCCCCTACGGCGATGCTCTCGAGAATGCGCCCTTATTAAGCCCTATCACATACTTGTAAAGTATAGCGGCAGAAGCGTAAAACTGCGTATACTTTTTGCTGTATTTATTTAAACCCGCCGCCGGCTGGCGACATCCTAATGCCGGTGCAGGTCCTTGTGCATCAACTTGCGGGTCTCCTCCAGTCGATCATCGGCGGGCAGGTGCAGCAGATGATTGTTGAGATCCTCATCCTGTTCGGCAAAAAGAAGCCTGGCCATGTAGTCAATGATGCTACTCGGGAAGATCCCATCGCGCTCATAAAGCATCCTTTTTTCCAGCAGCAGCTTGGCCGATTCGACACAACTCTTGGGCAGGGCCTGCAGCCGTTTGAGCAGTTCCGGATCTTCAAAAATGTTCCCCTTGACGTAGAGCTGATCGGCCAACTTCGCCGATTGCGGGTGGGTGAGTCCCCATTCGGCGGCCATGGTCATGCCCGCGAGCAGGAGATGAACGGCGGCGCTGCCATCGGGGCTGCGCAGCTCGACCGTCTGCCGTCCTGCCGCCGTACCGC encodes:
- a CDS encoding STAS domain-containing protein, producing MEIDMKNEAGVLIFTLRGDLMGGPEAESFHKAVESAIEKEQVQAIADLSQVHWMNSSGLGMLIRGMISLRSSGGDLRLTGISERVRRTMEIARLDTVFHHFNSVTEAINSYK
- a CDS encoding pentapeptide repeat-containing protein; amino-acid sequence: MIQLSREEIIARLHSGQPLADVNMVGVDLSYESLKGIDLSGLDLHDAHLQNCNLEGANLAGSNLEKAFLFGANLHKANLNGAILNEANLQDSNLDEATLVKAQLCHASLFGSSLERADLTDADLSRARMKRANLRYARLHRANLQSVHLERAVLIGATLEGADLSNANFINAEIQEANLAGTRREGAIGLPA
- a CDS encoding polyprenyl synthetase family protein, with the protein product MIPTLEERLAACRALIQEHFQHLVSQDDPPELYEPMRYALAQPGKQLRPTLLLLCAEAAGGRMEQALDAALAIEVIHTFTLVHDDIMDHDELRRGRPTVHRRWDENVALLAGDGLLVLGYALLARLEPRRVPEILQLYSSAILEICEGQALDKAFETRSEISLESYYRMIHKKTGRLFALACEAGAILGGGDAGTVAALGTYGAMVGRAFQLQDDLLDVLGDEKTIGKDVGSDLEENKKTFLITHARGTASPGQRERLNELTAARPLTRERLAEIIALFNEIGSISAAHAEIGRSLQAARIALSPLPQNAASRDLTSLLETIAGRTF